Below is a window of Candidatus Hydrogenedens sp. DNA.
CCAGCGACTGCTATCTCGTTTCCCTCAAAGAATACTCGAATTGGAAAACGGAAAAATTATTTCTTATTCTGGCTCTTACCAAAGTTATCGAGAGATAAAAGAACAAAAATATGAAAAGCAACAAGAACTGTATGAACAACAAGAAAAAGAATTGAGAAAACAGGAGGAATGGATTGAACGATTTCGTTACAAAAAAACGCGAGCAAAACAGGTGCAAAGTCGTATCAAACAAATAAATAAAATGGCACTTATAGAAGAACCTCAAAAATATAATCCTAAACTCAATTTCTTTATTGAATCTGAAGAACGAAGCAATTCATTAATATTGCATGCTGAAAATTTGTGTATGCAATATGACAATCAAGTTTTATATAAAGATTTATCATTTCAGTTATACCACGGAGAACGACTGGGAATTATAGGTCCTAACGGTTCTGGAAAAACTACGCTCTTAAAACATTTATTAGGCTACCACAAAGGAACACACGGGATTATCCGATATGGTCATAATGTAAAAATTGCCTATTACGACCAACACCATAATGATTTAAATCCAGAAAATGAAATCCTTCAGGAGGTTTTAGCCGTTCGACCGGATGTAATACCTACTTCCCTTCGTTCTTTTTTAGGGGCTTTTCTTTTTCATGGAGATGATGTGTTTAAAAAAGTAAAAACTTTAAGTGGTGGTGAACAGAGCCGCCTGGCGTTAGCTAAATTAATCTTACAAAAGCCTAATTTACTTTTTTTAGATGAACCCACCAATCACATGGACCTCACTTCTCGAGAAGCATTAGAAAATGCTCTACTCAATTTTGATGGTTCTATTATTCTTGTAACACACGACCGCGAACTTCTGGACGAAATCGTAGAGCGACTTATTGTACTGAAAGATGGGAAAACAGAACTCATCTGGGGAAATTATTCTCACTATTTGTGGCGAGAAAAAAATAATGTTGTAAATA
It encodes the following:
- a CDS encoding ABC-F family ATP-binding cassette domain-containing protein; this translates as MSLIRFENIYKAYPGKIILDEVNFQIEEGEHIALVGRNGCGKTTVFQLISQRIEPDRGIIERQRNIRISYLEQIPHFPSDLTLLEIAETAFSELKEIEKTLKEFEVKISNGNTELLNEYSKLQSYYQVHGGYHYSSLTKKVLSGLGFLHDSWSKKFHELSGGQQTRLLLVLSLLQDADVLLLDEPDNYLDLEGKEYLEEFLISSPKTIVIISHDQRLLSRFPQRILELENGKIISYSGSYQSYREIKEQKYEKQQELYEQQEKELRKQEEWIERFRYKKTRAKQVQSRIKQINKMALIEEPQKYNPKLNFFIESEERSNSLILHAENLCMQYDNQVLYKDLSFQLYHGERLGIIGPNGSGKTTLLKHLLGYHKGTHGIIRYGHNVKIAYYDQHHNDLNPENEILQEVLAVRPDVIPTSLRSFLGAFLFHGDDVFKKVKTLSGGEQSRLALAKLILQKPNLLFLDEPTNHMDLTSREALENALLNFDGSIILVTHDRELLDEIVERLIVLKDGKTELIWGNYSHYLWREKNNVVNNDTSTISKEQKPNSFEQAKQIKREQRKKERKMEDIEKQIEILESEIENLELSFSQINPKDFQKIQTLSYELKTKKELLNSLYSQWEKLIE